The sequence TGGCAAGctacgacgcaacagacacaagtggcggaacaacaacgacaacattgaagacacgacagtcaatgccggattcagcggatccaaatatggtcagcggaagaagctattcaaaagaaacaatcagggatcgtccagtctagaccgtatactggagcgatcgtgccaaatttatggcaccccggacaagccagccaaccacatcaatagagactgctgggtatttaaacaggccggcaaaataaacaccgaaaacaagaacaaggggctgcacagcgacgatgacaatgagccccggcgtccgaacacggggggacagaagaaatttccccccaggtgaaaacggtcaacataatctacaccactcacatccccaagcgggaacggaagcgagcactacgggacgtctacacgatggagccagtcgtccccaaactcaacccatggtcagcttgtccgatcacctttgatcgtagggatcatcctactagcatccgtcatggcggctcagccgcattggttctagacccaatcatagacggatttcacctcacaagagtccttatggacggaggcagcagcctgaacctgctttatcaggacacagtgcgcaaaatgggcatcgacccttcaaggattaagcctaccaaaaccacctttaaaggtgtaattcctggagtagaggcccgctgcacgggctctataacattggaagtggtctttggatctccgaataatttccgaagcgaggagttaatcttcgacatcgtccctttccgcagtggttaccacacactgctcggacgagccgtattcgctagattcaatgcagtaccacactatgcatacctcaagctcaagatgccaggcccgcgcgaggtcataacagtcaatggaaacatggaccgctctctccgtacagaagagcacactgtagccctcgtggcagaagtacaatgcggcctcctccggcaaaccaccaatccggcgacgacaacctcaagcaccgtcaagcgagttcggagcaccccgcaacaggatcaccaggcacgccaagagcgcgactagcagtccggcctccactcaaatcccatcaaagcagcattcgtgccacgcatacacaattacgcactcaaaataccatgggcacaggcggaggcgaagcagtggctcagtcaacagcgCGGTATCACCGCCTTATACCTTCATAACCTTTCCTTtcacctttcaggacattgcttcaGTGCAGCCTCTTCACAAGAGCCGGATCGACGAACTTCCATATGAGAGAAACCCAAGGAGGTTACTggctttgcgcacagaaggaaatacccaggtagAATCTATTTACGAttgttatacctgctttatctatctgtacgtagcctgcctcCGGATAGGGTATGTCAAATAACCCTATTTATCTCCgtttaatgcattcattgtaaacatacgcttaaacgtattattcattaatgggagatcatatatagcgtcagcttattattcttatttgagcatttttttcttacaaatgtctatttgctattgcatccgtacaccttggtacgttcagtttgccaggggcttcttatggcgccccataatacggcaagacaagtccgaacactttcaacagtgcggcaccccgaacttatagcattatatgcatcaactccgaatcatgtcttgggtctacagttgggatagtccggctcccttgttttggtgccttacgttccgttatatcggctaaggtagcgcagggagaactactgcgattgtgtcccggttcttccggacgagcacctcagtagagaaagccaaaaactgaccggcatgatgtggcgagatctggtcgctgttcgagaggtcttaaaatccttaaagatttttcctatttaggcgataattcggcttcgtccgatctaggcgtgtatagcgccccaattcggccttccggattctaggggcttcgccgaaatttaaaattgtagacttttatggctaagtgaaggttataaagccgcacagtccgattgccttgttcgctgcgcttgacacctccttaagggaccaaacatttggataaagagtgtccgagtttttccatgaacaccccagtactagttacatgggggcggaagccgacgactggcctactttcagaatttgataaacagccgcacagaaggtaatattttaaataacaaaagcgctacatagcgcaagtaactttgtctttaaattacaaacatgacagacgtgaattcattcaaaaattatgtccttggtacattcattggccacgaggcgagcacccttcataacgccatcataatacttctccggaatgcgatgcggcttgccctctggcggcccgtccttcaccagcttctccgcatccagcttgccccaatgcaccttcgcacgggcaaaggcccggcaggcaccttcaatgcaaacggatcaCTTGATGACTTCTAGTCACGGACAAGCATTCACCATCCGTTTGattaggccgaagtagctggtgggcaggggctcaccaggccacatccggactatgaaatccttcatagccacttcggccgacttgtggagttcgaccaactgcttcagttggtcactcagaggctaTGAATGTTCGGccccaacatactgggaccagaacagcttctctgttgagctcccctcctgggcacggtagaactccacggcatctgatatgttgcgtggcagatctgcgaatgcccctggagagctccggactcgggtaagtaaaagaaacgcctcctctaCATGTTTGcgttgcataaagaatttcttacccactgttatctttttggcctcctggatttcctgctgtgccttctcggcttcggccttggcgtcttttatacttgcaagggccctcgcaagctcggcctcttttgctttaagctcatgctccacggactcgaaccttttgccgagctcctggagctcttcttgtacctcacCCACGCGGGCTTCTTGCTTTTTTGCGCTCTttgcgttccaaggccgccttgtgttcggcctcggacatcgctttCTTGAGAgccgccacttcggtggtggcctctgttatcAAATCACGACGCTTCgttgttagaataaccaattttatctatccttcattatatgagaaaggggaatcattcacctttgctctcttcgagctgcctcctcgtgaggtcgagctctccttgcgcctgctccaggtcctgttTCAGTCCGGCGATCTCGGCCATACGGACCGCTGcggcaagcagcacaacctgcttattcaaattcaaacttattgttaaactcccgcggattataattgacccaccatttggttttccttccgaacaccaaacagagtatcaggggttactacctatcgggtggtaatttcacacatttttactacttacctcaaagcctgttaggaggctggtgcaggcttcggttagtccgctcttggtggacgaaaccttctgaatcaccgcactcatgagagtacgatgctcttcatctatggaagcgccgcgaagcgcttccagcagacgaTGCGACGCCTCGGGCGTAGCGGAAGTACTCGGTGCAGACGGCTCACCCTCCTTAACGAGGGGCTgtccgcctgagtccggaaccacggaaggttccggaacagtgttcggctgagagtccggcttactgcggctctcaccaacacgatccacggggatcttgaaccccgcgtgtccgacgtttggaatgccgccttggggcgcctccggatcCACCTctccccgctctgggagcctttgggacaacacctccgtgtcgtccgcaggctgagaagtagtggccgtcggaagtgagttcatCGCTGAGTCACTCagggacccgtccgaagacgacacctcgggatgggccctggccggactgcatacaagtctgtcagctctgtagattcgccccaggacaggcccttctgttcccaggaggtgagccgcatgggggttccagatcggaactcgggggctgccgcccagttggagtcacgcggctcggtgatgtagaaccaccccgattgccaccccttcacggtttccgcaaaggagccgtcaagccaggtgacgttaggcatcttgcccaccatggatcctccacactccgcttgctggccgctcacgatcttcggcttcacgcagaagatttgcagccacaagccgaaatgaggcttgatgcggaggaaagcctcgcatatgacgatgaacgccgagatgttgaggacaaagttcagggctagatcatggaaatctagcccgtagtagaacatgagcccgcggacgaaggggtggagtggaaaccccagtccacggatgaagtgggcgagaaacacgaccctctcgtggggtcccggagttGGAGTGACCTGCCCGTCGTCCCGTAGCTGGTgcactatgtctgcggccaagtatccggtcgcccgaagattcgcgatgtgcttctcctttacggtggaagccacccacttgcctcctgctccggacatgtttagttgTGCAGAGGAGACTtgggctagggcgctggagctcgagggggcaagagtgggcaaagggggaagaaggcgtgggtaaaaatggggaactcttatccctttatagaggccgcGAAAGTGGTGCCCCTCCCCACTAGCCCGTTGAGAattgcttacttcccaagcgccacaattgatggcactgtgggattacccatacccgtattgatgagaatcccgtgataaggggacacgatctctgctttgacaagacgtgtcaaggaaaccgcctcgcaatacgcgctctggctggttgtggaaaaacggttcgaataatgacctgaccgtaatggcatatcacgtcgtctaaaaagttgtcagctgaagtatcattctctctacggtggtatgtgaagatcattttgcagatccggacacggtctacgtgttcgataataaccttggagtatttagaaggagggacccgccttgcaatgccgaggacaagactgcgtgccggactcatcgtcattgaagcctggtccaggggctactgagggagtcctggattagggggtatccggacagccggactatatacatcgtccggactattgaagcgtgaagatacaagactcaagacttctgcccgtgtccggatgggactctcctttgcatggaagataagcttggcgatccggatattatatttccttccttgtaaccgactccatgtaaaccctagccctcttcgatgtctatataaaccggagaggatggtccttagaaggccgatcacagttacatcataccatcataggctagcttctagggtttagcctctacgatctcgtggtagatctactcttgtactactcatatcttcaatattaatcaagcaggaagtagggttttacctccatcgagagggcccgaacctgggtaaacattgtgtccctttcttcctgttaccatcagcctaagacgcacagatcgggaccccctatccgagatccgccggttttgacaccgacaccgcccgCCCCTCTCTGGCAGCCATCAACGGGGCCACCAGCCCACCACTGGCAGTCACCTACATACATTGATCTCATCatggacgacgacgacgaggaggacggcagCCACTGAAGATGACGACGAACATGAGTCCTTTCATGTACTACATATATTGCTCTATCAAAATATATGGTACTAACTCCAACGGTTGTCGACCAAGGCCAACTCCAACGGTGACCGCATTTGGTCCGATCCAGTCAGTTGGGTCGAAATGgaggaaattcatggtccaacacgtGCCCGCAACTGTAAATACTGTCTAGCTCGACCCAAATTCGACGTAAATTTGAGCTGAATTTACGTTCAGACGGACACTGGACGGACGTGCGTCCAGCGTCTAGGGTTCCTCGTTTGTGTCGTCCGCCTCCCACTCCACCTCGTCGCTCGCCTTCTCCATCTccccgccaagaaagagctagtgAGGAGGGTGCTCAAGGACTCCGTGCGGGAGCACGACCGCGCCCAGTGGCAGGGCCTCAACGTGACGACGGCCCTGTCGATTGTCGGCGACGTCGCCATCCCTGAACTGGAGGTGAAGGATGAGGTGTTCGAGGAAGAGCCCCCCATTGTGGACTCGAACCCGACCTTGGTTGGGCAGCAGTGGTCATGGACAACCACAGTGCCatgcagccaccgccgccgccgccctcgtggGTGGGCGTCGAGCCGTGGTCCCCGACCTCGCTACATCCACATCAGTCACCGCCCACCCCCGGTTTGGCCGCCACCAGAAGCGCCGCCCGCCCCTCTCTGGCACCCATCAACGGGGCCGCCAGCCCACCACTGGCAGTCACCTACATACATTGATTTCACCatggacgatgacgacgacgaggacggcaGCCACTGAAGACGACGACGACCTGCGGTGGGGTTTCTTTTGTTTTATGCTTTTTAAATTTTAGTTAATTTGCAATGTTTGGTCATGACGTCGTGAACGTTTAAGTATGTAATATATCATTTTAAATTATTTTGCAATGTCTTTTTTTGTTTAATTTTTTGTCCAAATGCAGACAATTTTTAAGATGTGGCAGCCAGTTGGACGTGCCGACAAGCGGACAACCGCAAACAGACACGAGCGTCCATTTTGCCGACGCAAACAAACATAATCCGGACAAAATGGACGTTCATTTCAGGTCGCGCATTGGAATTGGCCTAAGATTTAACTACCAaacgcaaaaaagaaaaaaacacaaacACATGCTTCTATATGGCAGTCTCGTGCTACTTGGCCCCGTTTTCTTTTTGTTGAGAACTCGACCAGTCATTTCCAAGCAAAACCTGAAAAACACTGCGAATCAGTTTTGTCTGTAGATTTTTTTTTTGACAGCACAGTTTTGGCTCTAGATTATTACTACCTGCTGTTACTTTCTCACCAGTATCTTTTTTCTTGCCAGAGAGTGATTTACTAAAGGCAACAGGCACACCATTTTATTTCTTTCTCAGTTCCTGGGAAACAGATGTTTTGTGGCGTCACATACAACTTCTACGCCATTTAGCAACAATTTCTGCCTGTCTAGTCAACGGCTTAAATGTTTCGCAATCTACTGAAAGCTGGGCATTCAGGCTATTATTATTGTCCTTCCGTTGGATACTATAGCAACTGTGGCGTTCATCCGAACTGGATGATCGTGAGGCGGGGATTGCATCCTTCACTATATTAGTTAGAAATCACAGCGTGGCGATCACGTTGTCGAATGATGAACCGGCTAGCCACGCCAAACATCCTGTCGACCGCAAAGAGTTGCGTTATAGAAGCATAGGAGAACGGGAGGTCAAGTTACACAGGTGGAACTCAACCTGTGGTGTCAGGCGCGCTTTGTGCGCCTTCCAACTTGAAGAGCCAGCTCGGTGTCTATCTTGAGAGATATGTCGAGCGCCTTCACGGAATGCGTCAACGCTCCACTGTAAAGGATTGACAAATTGTTTGAAAGGTACAATCAGAAGAGCGAAAACGAGAATTTTAAGGAGCTGTCCATTTAAGGGAATGATAAAGGTGTGTTCATGCCTTGAAATGTATGTAACTCCAGTTTCTCCAATTTTCTTCACCGTATCGATCGTCACATTTCCAGACGCCTGCAgttggaaaaagaaaagaaaatgctcaaCGTCCAGCATGACTTGTGCAATATACAGCCTGTGTGTAACTCATCTGCTAAAGCTAGGAGTTTATCAAAATTAGAGCATATGAGGAGGCGACAACAAAGCAATACCAATATATAGTCACGTTGAAAAGATAGCCTTTACTAAAAAAGGGAGAGGGGAGCATGATGGAATTTTGCTTTCGAAAGTTGGACTTCATACCTCAGTCTCAAATCTTCCATTTATCAACTGAACTGCATCTTTGAGCATTGACACATCTAGGTCCCCATTAGGAAGAGGTACAACCATATTATCCAACATTATACGAGTTAATGAAGTCTTGTTCTCATCGGTATACTTCAATAAATCTCTAACTTCCTCGAGTGTCCTCGTCTCAACCTGATTCACAGAACATACAGATGTCATGATATGCCTTGAATTCTCTCTATTCTTATGTTTAAGAGAACATATGGCATTTTTACAAAATAAAGAGGAAGATAGGTGAACTGCTGGAATGATGAATACATGCACACCAAGTCACAAGGGAAAATTATTTTAGATGATAAATGCAACCACGACCATGGTACCTCAACAGGAACTGCAAGATTTTCCTTCTCCAAGAACTGATCAACAGATGTCATTGCATTTGTAATGCCCCCGGCAACAGAAATATGATTATCTTTTATCATAACCATATCAAATAATCCAAGCCTGTGATTCTTCCCACCACCAATTACTACCTACATGTATATCGAGCATGAGCAAAACTGCATCACAACAAAGGTCAAAGAACTAAAAGTGATGAAATGGCCACACGAAAAGGGTATGCTTACTGCCCACTTGTCAACCAGACGTAAACCTGGAGCAGTTTTTCTTGTTTCCAGTATGCATGCTGGACGAGCAGCATCAGCCATGGCCTGAATGGAAGTAGGAGCAAAGACATTCTCATATGAGTAACATAGAAGCAAATTATGACAGAGAAGGGATACCATAAGCAACATCACCTTCGTCATTGTAGCGATTCCACTCATTCTTTGCATGAAATTTAGCACAACCCTCTCAGCAACAATAATActctgagcacacccttaatataaGGAATGAAAATGGGGGGAGAGAATATTAAGACTTGAAAAGGAGTTAACACAacaccacactgttaagtgctgcTGAATATGGTATTTTCAAGGTATTTTACCATATACTTTGCCAAACTGCAATCCCTTATGAACATAATTTCCATCAGCTTCAAACCATTCAACCTGGAAAATGTCCAAGAAGGAACAACAGGTACAGACCCATAGTCAATATCACGCATTACGCCTATAGAACCATATCTGCCAAAAACAGAAAATGGGGAAACTGATGTGATAGACATACCTTCAACGACGGATCAACCTGGTTAAATATCATCTCAGCCAGGCTTATGCCTGCAATGACACCGTCCTCCTTAGCAATAAAAGTGGCTTCAGCTTTCACATCGGTTGGTATCGTAGCCAAGCATGACACATCCCCTAAGGTGTTGCCAGACAGTTAGAACATTATCACAGTGAAAGATGACACATGTATGACCATTCAAAAGCGGGAAAAAGTTTCAGAATCAGAAGAGAACAAAACCCAACTTGCATAGCAACTTGTGAAGAAATGACCCAACTGGAGCTTATCTAGTTATCTCCACTTCTTTAGCTAATAGGTCACCGTTTGAGCGAGAACGAATGGTCACGAGTAGGTTGATTACCAAGAAAGCACCTGCCACGACTGGCTGAAAATACAGACTTGGATGAAAGCGAATAATCATAGTGTCTGGTACTGCTTGCTGGAGAGTGAACATCACATATAAGTGGATACAAATTGATCTGATCCATTCAATGTGTTCATTCttccatcataaatggcattttcCCATGTACAACaacaagccaacagtaacaactcAGCTAGGCTAGCTAGACACCTGACATCTGAATCCTGGTTGCAGCAGCAAATTGGACAACTAAAATTTTGTCTCCTATCGCAATCAACCAGACTTAGGGTGGGAGAGTCAACTGCAGCACTATTCTAATTTCCGGCACACTCTTAAGGGCCGATCCTAGCACTATTTCAACTGCTAGTCAATAAGAGTCAGCACTACAGAGCGAGCTTAAGCCGGACTGATGCCCGCGGGTCCAGGTGTGATTGATCGCGTACGGAAATACGGACGAGCAATTCGAAGCCAAAGAGCGAGGTGCAGTACAGATGAAGCAGCGACGAAGCAAACAATTTCGCTAGTCGTGCTGCGCGGGCGGCGCGCGCAACTGCAACTCGGGGCAGACTAGCACGGTAGTTGTGCAGAGAGGAGTGAGGGCGAGGGCGATGTTACCTCGGTCGCCGGCGTCCTcggagagggcgagggcgatgACGGCGCTGAGGTCGTAGGTGGGGTGCGCTGGAGGCGGCACGGGCGACGGGGCCGCCCGCGCCTCGGCGGACATGGAGGCCGAGGGGGCGGCGCGGGGGCGAGCGGGCAGGCGCAGGCGGAGGCGGCCGCTGGGGCGCGGGTTGCCGGAGcgcgccgaggaggaggaggggaggtgctGGCGGAtgggcgcggcggcggtgggagtCGCGGGCGTCATCCGCGGCCGGTGGCAGGGTGGGGGTTGGGCGAGTTGGGGCGCGTGCCAGCGGCGGTAGGGGGAGCCGCCTTTTTTCCGTGCGTCCGCGGCGAGCGGTGCGGTGCGGCTTTGCGTTGAACCAGACGACACACCGGTGGCGCAGTCCACCCGAGTCGGCTCGCGCCTCGGTCGGCCTCTTGCTCTTTGCTCGTTCGCTTGGCCAAAGGGCAGTCGTGGTGAGAACGTGGGTGCTTTCCAACTTCCAAAAATTAGTTGCTACCACTAGTTGTAACACCTTTTCATTTTCTGCGGGGGAGTTGCTAGTTAATAACTAATCTTGATTATAGCATGTCCAACCCATTCGTCATTCGATCCATTTTAACTTTTCCTCCCGACCCTAGTTGTCGCCGCCACAGCTTCCCTACACGCCACCACCTCGGCCCCGCTCCTCTTCCCCTGTCTGGCAGACTCGTTTGCGACTAGAGGAGTGGGGACGCACCCATCTCGTTTGATTTTTTCTTTTCTTAGGTTTTTGTTTCTTTGACGACATCAACGAGGCGGTGACGGTGATGGCATGCTGAAATAAGGTCTCTTCCTACCTCGAGGACGGCCGATTATGCCTCGACGAAGAGCCTATGAGAGTTTGTGTCCCATGATCTGTTGGTTCCCTTCGGATCTTGGTAGTTCGCGTGTCTTTCAAGGAGAGTTATTGGTGTGTCGACTTTGACACCTTATTCCGTGTTGTCATGTGGCTTGGTCCGGTCTCTCCAACCTTCTGAACTGGTGCTGATGGATTGCAAGCCTGTTCTGCATGG comes from Triticum aestivum cultivar Chinese Spring chromosome 5B, IWGSC CS RefSeq v2.1, whole genome shotgun sequence and encodes:
- the LOC123116830 gene encoding nicotinate-nucleotide pyrophosphorylase [carboxylating], chloroplastic; amino-acid sequence: MTPATPTAAAPIRQHLPSSSSARSGNPRPSGRLRLRLPARPRAAPSASMSAEARAAPSPVPPPAHPTYDLSAVIALALSEDAGDRGDVSCLATIPTDVKAEATFIAKEDGVIAGISLAEMIFNQVDPSLKVEWFEADGNYVHKGLQFGKVYGCAQSIIVAERVVLNFMQRMSGIATMTKAMADAARPACILETRKTAPGLRLVDKWAVVIGGGKNHRLGLFDMVMIKDNHISVAGGITNAMTSVDQFLEKENLAVPVEVETRTLEEVRDLLKYTDENKTSLTRIMLDNMVVPLPNGDLDVSMLKDAVQLINGRFETEASGNVTIDTVKKIGETGVTYISSGALTHSVKALDISLKIDTELALQVGRRTKRA